A DNA window from Pyrus communis chromosome 3, drPyrComm1.1, whole genome shotgun sequence contains the following coding sequences:
- the LOC137729929 gene encoding style cell-cycle inhibitor 1-A-like has translation MGSDRKSEEKKKSRKRSTSSSSEDEGKGKRQRTVEDEDRKSRRSDKKDKKRSHMHSKHRSAKEKKTKDKHKSKHHKGDRLSKIDFQELSTDDYFLKNNEFSMWLKEEKDVFFSDLSSESARQLFADFVKVWNKQKLESKYYEGIASGPRCAHAWKIKG, from the exons ATGGGAAGCGACCGGAAAtcggaggagaagaagaagagtcgGAAAAGGAGCACCTCTTCATCTTCCGAAG ATGAGGGAAAAGGCAAGAGGCAGAGAACAGTAGAGGATGAGGACAGGAAGAGCAGAAGGAGTGACAAGAAGGACAAGAAAAGGTCGCATATGCACTCAAAACACCGTTCCGCTAAAG AAAAGAAGACAAAGGATAAGCACAAAAGTAAACATCACAAAGGCGATCGCCTCTCG AAAATTGACTTCCAGGAGCTGTCCACCGatgactatttcttaaagaaCAATGAGTTCTCTATGTGgctgaaagaagagaaagatgtGTTCTTCTCCGATCTTTCATCAGAGTCCGCACGCCAACTATTTGCAGACTTTGTGAAAGTTTGGAACAAACAAAAACTTGAATCCAAGTACTACGAGGGGATCGCAAGCGGGCCCCGGTGTGCCCATGCGTGGAAAATTAAAGGGTGA